A part of Anolis sagrei isolate rAnoSag1 chromosome 3, rAnoSag1.mat, whole genome shotgun sequence genomic DNA contains:
- the LOC137096738 gene encoding uncharacterized protein encodes MKQKGKRIPTESARKAGTQEGERATQPESNQPDGDPRAQALSQPQAMAVQAPAATSTITTGPMVAQAEPQSTATAGQVPTARPATTSTPKPADPVLPARRSQPSAPEIMVSTNPSSQLAVPEGPSTSTGNSTTLVWPWGQNQTQTTSLTHTDSALAAPGVSVIKAVSHDTAVAPISLEVARTGEANQFWGTDKWVLPIISTAALASLGAHLSQITIDKILRNEYIDIFPYTLEN; translated from the exons ATgaaacagaagggaaaaagaatacCTACAG AGTCTGCTCGAAAAGCTGGGACTCAAGAAGGAGAGCGGGCCACCCAGCCGGAGTCCAACCAACCAGACGGTGATCCCCGGGCTCAGGCTTTATCTCAGCCCCAGGCAATGGCTGTCCAAGCTCCAGCGGCGACTTCAACGATAACAACTGGGCCCATGGTGGCCCAAGCGGAACCGCAGAGCACTGCAACAGCTGGTCAAGTGCCGACAGCGAGGCCAGCCACGACATCTACACCCAAGCCGGCTGACCCAGTGCTGCCAGCACGTCGGAGTCAACCTTCCGCGCCTGAAATCATGGTGTCGACCAACCCCTCTTCGCAACTTGCTGTCCCGGAGGGACCCTCCACGTCTACAGGTAACAGCACCACACTAGTTTGGCCCTGGGGCCAAAATCAGACGCAAACTACATCACTTACTCACACGGATTCAGCGCTGGCTGCACCTGGGGTTTCAGTCATTAAGGCCGTTTCCCATGACACTGCTGTGGCCCCAATATCCCTAGAAGTGGCTAGAACGGGGGAGGCCAACCAATTTTGGGGAACTGACAAATGGGTTCTACCGATAATTTCTACGGCGGCCTTGGCCTCTCTAGGGGCCCATCTGTCTCAAATAACCATTGATAAGATCCTCAGGAATGAATATATAGATATTTTTCCGTATACTTTAGAGAattag